A genomic segment from Zerene cesonia ecotype Mississippi chromosome 7, Zerene_cesonia_1.1, whole genome shotgun sequence encodes:
- the LOC119840915 gene encoding protein JTB codes for MIETCSKRCMFFGTLSLGILTIVVLILESHLADTLSGSQRRNKTFPTENNSTCWINQPYTIISECHPCSDFEIRSKSIGVCIHTSFKEILKCENGETVTRSCDRVAYLEERAFWKFTIWTFIVGMVSSIAVMLRMRVLNHRAKRRARQALANGTI; via the exons ATGATTGAAACTTGTTCAAAGAGATGTATGTTTTTTGGAACTCTATCACTAGGAAT CTTGACAATTGTAGTTCTAATATTAGAATCACATCTTGCTGATACTTTATCTGGTAGTCAAAGGAGGAATAAGACATTTCCaacagaaaataattcaacatGTTGGATCAATCAGCCTTACACAATTATTAGTGAATGCCACCCCTGTTCAG atttCGAAATTCGCAGCAAAAGCATTGGTGTTTGCATACACACAagctttaaagaaatattaaaatgtgaaaacGGAGAAACTGTTACAAGAag TTGCGACCGTGTAGCATATTTAGAAGAAAGAGCTTTCTGGAAGTTTACAATTTGGACCTTTATAGTTGGTATGGTGTCCTCTATTGCTGTGATGCTAAGAATGAGAGTATTGAATCATAGAGCAAAGAGGAGAGCCAGGCAAGCCCTTGCTAATGGAACTATTTAG
- the LOC119840914 gene encoding tRNA (cytosine(38)-C(5))-methyltransferase isoform X1, protein MQHKILELYSGIGGMHCAWNDSGLEGKVMTAIDINTVANEVYRYNFPNTCLICKNIQSLSVDDICRLEVNTILMSPPCQPFTRNGKFLDENDPRTNSFIYVINILPQLYNVEYILMENVKGFECSKVRNLFIDKLKECGFDYQEFLLCPTKVGVPNSRLRYYCIARKTKLEWNFKRKDEIMYDLPITTNEPFAIQNIIEHNVPDAYILPEKVLKWGKALDICFNDSKRSCCFTKAYSHYVDGTGSVFTEADQETAKKCYAEANMYEPGSENFINKLKELKLRFFTPKEILALMSFPKDYVFPESTTVKQCYRLLGNSVNVKVISELLKILFL, encoded by the exons atgcaacACAAAATTCTAGAGCTGTATAGTGGCATTGGTGGTATGCACTGTGCTTGGAATG ATTCTGGTTTAGAGGGAAAAGTAATGACTGCTATTGATATCAATACAGTAGCAAATGAAGTATATCGTTATAATTTTCCTAACacttgtttaatttgtaagaACATTCAGTCCTTAAGTGTGGATGACATTTGTAGACTGGAggttaatacaatattaatgtcCCCACCATGCCAACCTTTTACTAGGAATGGAAAATTTCTTGATGAGAATGATCCTCGAAccaattcttttatatatgttataaacatattacctCAATTATACAAtgttgaatacattttaatggaaaatgtTAAAGGATTTGAATGTTCAAAAGTGCGGaacttatttatagataaattaaaagaatgtGGGTTTGATTATCAAGAATTTCTATTATGTCCCACCAAAGTGGGTGTGCCTAATTCTAGATTAAGGTACTACTGTATAGCCCGAAAAACAAAACTGGAATGGAATTTTAAAAGGAAAGATGAAATT atGTATGACCTCCCAATAACAACAAATGAACCATTtgctatacaaaatattatagaacatAATGTGCCAGATGCCTATATTCTACCAGAAAAGGTATTAAAGTGGGGTAAAGCTTTAGACATATGTTTCAATGATTCAAAGAGATCTTGTTGTTTCACAAAAGCATATTCCCATTATGTTGATGGAACTGGCTCAGTTTTCACAGAGGCTGATCAAGAAACTGCCAAGAAATGTTATGCAGAGGCCAATATGTATGAACCTGGGAGTGAGAACTTCATCAATAAACTGAAAGAACTAAAACTTAGATTCTTTACACCTAAAGAAATTTTGGCTCTCATGTCTTTTCCTAAAGACTATGTATTTCCGGAAAGCACAACTGTTAAACAGTGCTACAGATTGTTGGGGAACAGTGTTAATGTTAAAGTGATAAgtgaattattgaaaatattgtttttgtaa
- the LOC119840914 gene encoding tRNA (cytosine(38)-C(5))-methyltransferase isoform X2, translated as MTAIDINTVANEVYRYNFPNTCLICKNIQSLSVDDICRLEVNTILMSPPCQPFTRNGKFLDENDPRTNSFIYVINILPQLYNVEYILMENVKGFECSKVRNLFIDKLKECGFDYQEFLLCPTKVGVPNSRLRYYCIARKTKLEWNFKRKDEIMYDLPITTNEPFAIQNIIEHNVPDAYILPEKVLKWGKALDICFNDSKRSCCFTKAYSHYVDGTGSVFTEADQETAKKCYAEANMYEPGSENFINKLKELKLRFFTPKEILALMSFPKDYVFPESTTVKQCYRLLGNSVNVKVISELLKILFL; from the exons ATGACTGCTATTGATATCAATACAGTAGCAAATGAAGTATATCGTTATAATTTTCCTAACacttgtttaatttgtaagaACATTCAGTCCTTAAGTGTGGATGACATTTGTAGACTGGAggttaatacaatattaatgtcCCCACCATGCCAACCTTTTACTAGGAATGGAAAATTTCTTGATGAGAATGATCCTCGAAccaattcttttatatatgttataaacatattacctCAATTATACAAtgttgaatacattttaatggaaaatgtTAAAGGATTTGAATGTTCAAAAGTGCGGaacttatttatagataaattaaaagaatgtGGGTTTGATTATCAAGAATTTCTATTATGTCCCACCAAAGTGGGTGTGCCTAATTCTAGATTAAGGTACTACTGTATAGCCCGAAAAACAAAACTGGAATGGAATTTTAAAAGGAAAGATGAAATT atGTATGACCTCCCAATAACAACAAATGAACCATTtgctatacaaaatattatagaacatAATGTGCCAGATGCCTATATTCTACCAGAAAAGGTATTAAAGTGGGGTAAAGCTTTAGACATATGTTTCAATGATTCAAAGAGATCTTGTTGTTTCACAAAAGCATATTCCCATTATGTTGATGGAACTGGCTCAGTTTTCACAGAGGCTGATCAAGAAACTGCCAAGAAATGTTATGCAGAGGCCAATATGTATGAACCTGGGAGTGAGAACTTCATCAATAAACTGAAAGAACTAAAACTTAGATTCTTTACACCTAAAGAAATTTTGGCTCTCATGTCTTTTCCTAAAGACTATGTATTTCCGGAAAGCACAACTGTTAAACAGTGCTACAGATTGTTGGGGAACAGTGTTAATGTTAAAGTGATAAgtgaattattgaaaatattgtttttgtaa